Proteins found in one Syntrophales bacterium genomic segment:
- a CDS encoding GNAT family N-acetyltransferase yields MFDDVDSGWENMVVSPDVVLSHIEPGMSIFLGTGVAEPRTLVKRLKESDIYNLTDLELIQIVSLGDVISLIETPRAYKFRLKTFFAGWLASKAILSGSVDMIPCRFSQIPSLVESGAIRIDAAFVQITPPDKAGYASLGVAVDIAKYAMERASIVVGEINSSVPRTMGDTFVNIADFNYLVKATESPIYFNRWPVDSVMDKVAANVASLIDDGSCLSFYPGALFEALGKHLAKKRNLGVHTLFFTDVLMDLLKSGVVTNRCKNNFSNKSVTSYALGTAELMKWLHRNPLVEFQGIKVVADNARISFNEKTIFIMPVRKVDLMGGVALHIGKGNVTAGPGHALEFYAAAQHSCGGRAIFALPSRNLKGASNIMLSVEDFPNQFNNKESLDWIVTEYGIASMIGRTVRERAQALIDIAHPDDREELVRQAKEASILYRDQIYLPGSGALYPDKLSTVYTFKEGLSVNFRAIKPSDEEEMRRLFYRFSDNAVYYRYFSHVKSMPHKEMQGYVNIDYQKTLSLVGTVTEAGGERIIAEGRYVRLSDRPYAEVAFIVDENYQGKGIASFLLKMLIEAALEQGIEGFTADVLYDNKSMLKVFEKASFPINAVIKYGVYKLEIPFKKTGLPLQH; encoded by the coding sequence ATGTTTGATGACGTCGATTCCGGATGGGAAAACATGGTGGTTTCTCCGGACGTAGTTCTCTCGCATATAGAGCCGGGGATGAGCATTTTTCTGGGAACCGGCGTTGCCGAGCCGCGAACGCTGGTAAAGCGTCTCAAAGAATCCGACATCTACAACCTTACCGATCTGGAACTCATCCAGATTGTCAGCCTTGGGGATGTCATATCTTTAATAGAGACCCCGCGCGCCTACAAATTTCGCCTCAAAACATTTTTCGCGGGCTGGCTGGCCAGCAAGGCAATCCTCTCCGGCTCTGTGGATATGATTCCCTGCCGTTTTTCTCAGATTCCCTCGCTTGTTGAATCAGGGGCGATCCGGATCGACGCCGCTTTTGTGCAGATCACCCCGCCGGACAAGGCGGGATATGCAAGTCTCGGCGTGGCGGTGGATATAGCCAAATACGCAATGGAAAGGGCTTCCATTGTCGTGGGGGAAATCAACAGCAGCGTCCCCCGCACGATGGGAGACACCTTTGTCAATATTGCCGATTTCAACTACCTTGTAAAGGCGACGGAATCCCCGATCTATTTCAACCGCTGGCCAGTGGACAGCGTCATGGACAAAGTCGCCGCCAATGTCGCCTCGCTGATTGATGACGGCAGTTGTCTCTCCTTCTACCCCGGGGCCCTTTTTGAGGCTCTGGGCAAACATCTTGCCAAAAAGCGCAACCTCGGCGTCCATACGCTATTTTTTACCGACGTCTTAATGGATCTATTGAAGAGCGGCGTTGTCACTAATCGTTGTAAAAACAATTTCAGCAACAAATCCGTTACCTCGTATGCCTTAGGAACTGCTGAACTGATGAAATGGCTGCATCGCAACCCCCTGGTCGAGTTTCAGGGGATTAAAGTGGTTGCCGACAATGCCCGAATAAGTTTTAACGAGAAGACCATTTTTATCATGCCGGTACGCAAGGTTGACCTGATGGGAGGGGTTGCCCTCCATATCGGCAAGGGCAATGTCACCGCAGGTCCTGGACACGCACTGGAATTTTACGCCGCGGCTCAGCACTCCTGCGGGGGACGGGCGATTTTCGCCCTTCCCAGCCGCAATTTGAAAGGCGCTTCTAATATTATGCTGTCGGTTGAGGATTTTCCGAACCAATTTAACAATAAGGAATCACTCGACTGGATCGTTACCGAATATGGAATTGCCTCCATGATCGGCCGCACCGTCCGGGAACGCGCCCAAGCCCTGATTGACATAGCCCATCCTGACGACCGGGAAGAATTGGTGCGACAGGCGAAAGAGGCCAGCATTCTCTATCGCGATCAGATTTATCTCCCCGGGTCCGGCGCCCTTTATCCCGATAAACTTTCAACTGTTTATACCTTTAAGGAGGGACTTTCCGTAAATTTCCGGGCGATTAAACCTTCCGACGAAGAGGAGATGAGGAGGCTTTTCTATCGTTTTTCCGACAACGCCGTTTACTACCGATATTTTTCTCATGTAAAATCCATGCCCCACAAGGAGATGCAGGGGTATGTAAATATCGATTATCAAAAAACATTATCATTGGTCGGAACGGTCACCGAGGCAGGGGGAGAAAGAATCATTGCCGAGGGGCGCTATGTTCGGCTGAGCGATCGTCCTTACGCAGAAGTTGCCTTTATTGTAGATGAGAATTATCAGGGGAAAGGGATTGCCTCGTTTCTTTTGAAAATGCTTATTGAGGCAGCGCTGGAACAGGGAATTGAAGGTTTCACGGCGGATGTTCTTTACGACAACAAGTCAATGCTTAAAGTATTTGAAAAAGCGTCCTTTCCGATCAATGCCGTCATCAAATACGGGGTTTACAAACTGGAAATACCCTTCAAAAAAACAGGGTTACCCTTGCAGCATTGA